A region of the Candidatus Caldatribacterium sp. genome:
AGCTCAAGGTCCGTCCATCCGAGTTTCCGGTAGCGCATGTCCCCACCCCCTTGAAGGGAAGTTGGAAATATTATACCCTACCCTTGCAATGAGAAGTGGTACAAGAGATAAGAGACTTTCAGTTTCCTGGAAACGGCGTTTGGTCTCCTACCTTGCCAATCTCCTCTGGCGGATTTCTCTTCCCTTCCTTCCCTGGTTCTTCAGCGAAGCCCATTTTGAAGGACTGTACCGCAAAAGAGAAGACCCCTGGAACTATACCCAGAGCCCGTACGAGAAAGAGAAGTATCAAAAGACCCTTGAGGCTGTCCCGGAAGATACTCATTTTATCCTCGAAGTGGGAACAAGTGAGGGAGTCTTCACGGAACTCCTCCTCCAGAGAGGGAAACACGTCACAGGTATCGACATATCGCAAACGGCTCTTGAACGCGCCTGGAAACGGCTCAAAAAGTACGGTAACCGGGTTACCCTCAGGAAACTGGACATCGTCAGGGACGAGCCTGAAGGGGTCTTTGACCTCATCCTTGCCTCTGAAGTCCTCTACTACCTCGGTGGTAGGGGCATTCTCCTTTCCCTTGAGGAAAAGTTCTTCCGGCACCTTCGTCCAGAGGGATATCTCCTTCTTGTCCACTTCTATCCCTCGGGAAAAATCATCCACGACCTTTTCCTCGAGCGGGGAAGATTCGTCCGAGTTCTTGAGGAGATTGTCTACCATCCCGAGCGAGATTACATCATCACCCTCCTTCAGAAGATAGAAGTCCCCACAAGTCCTTGAAAAAGAAAGGAAAGCTCTGTTATAATCGTCCCTGTCGGGGCGTGGCGCAGCCTGGCAAGCGCACCTGCCTTGGGAGCAGGGGGTCGGCCGTTCAAGTCGGCTCGCCCCGACCAGATTTTTCAGGGCTTCCAGCGATTGACCCTCCTTGAGACCTACTCCTTCGACAGAACTTCTGATAGCAACAGACCACCAAAGCCCTTCAAAAGAAAAAGAAGGAGGGGATTAGGAGTGAGATTTCTGCTGGTCCTTCTTATTCTGCTGGCACTCCTCTTGTTCTGCAACGGAGCTTTTCCTTCACCCGATGTGGAACCCTCCAAAGAGATGAACCTCATAAAAGCCAGAGCCATCGAGGTCATCAATGGTGATGCGATCCATGTGGAGTTAGAAGACGGCAGACAGGAAAGACTCTGGCTCATCGGCGTAGACATACCCAAAGACACGGCAAAGACAAAGCAGTACGAGAAAGAGGCCATAACTTACATAGAGTCGAAACTCCTTGAGAGGGATGTATGGTTGGAGCTCGATGTGCAGAAACGGGACAGGGATGGAAGATTACTGGCGTATGTTTGGCTGACACCACCGACCGAAGTAAGTGACAAAGAAGTAAGGGCAAAAATGCTCAACGCTATACCCCTTCTTGAAGGCTATGCCCAACTTGCGATAGTACCGCCGAATGTAAAGTACGAGGAATATTTCAGGAAATACCAACAGGAAGTGGAGGAAAGGAATTCTGCATCTCTTCAAAAATCAATTGCGTACATTGGC
Encoded here:
- a CDS encoding class I SAM-dependent methyltransferase, which codes for MRSGTRDKRLSVSWKRRLVSYLANLLWRISLPFLPWFFSEAHFEGLYRKREDPWNYTQSPYEKEKYQKTLEAVPEDTHFILEVGTSEGVFTELLLQRGKHVTGIDISQTALERAWKRLKKYGNRVTLRKLDIVRDEPEGVFDLILASEVLYYLGGRGILLSLEEKFFRHLRPEGYLLLVHFYPSGKIIHDLFLERGRFVRVLEEIVYHPERDYIITLLQKIEVPTSP
- a CDS encoding thermonuclease family protein; this encodes MRFLLVLLILLALLLFCNGAFPSPDVEPSKEMNLIKARAIEVINGDAIHVELEDGRQERLWLIGVDIPKDTAKTKQYEKEAITYIESKLLERDVWLELDVQKRDRDGRLLAYVWLTPPTEVSDKEVRAKMLNAIPLLEGYAQLAIVPPNVKYEEYFRKYQQEVEERNSASLQKSIAYIGNRNTKKFHRLNCRWVEKIAPGNKVPFSSREEAVQAGYEPCKVCNP